ATATTAGTATATGTGTGAAGAATTataggaataaacattcacttttcgagtaaaggagccatattctgatgacttttaaatcctgataataatcaagttctgatgctgacgtggcagtatttatttacttggtttatttttggtcattacttgaacgataatatttttacagaatattggtttatatgagataaaacagtcataatcattatgggttagtggttagcgtgtatgtcttgaaaaaatgcatgcgcacagtaattattattatatcccgtgcccattaactctggctttagatccTTTACtaactgttattattacacatcagtctagggagtcgaggggtcattatttttacttgtaatttttaaccagtcctcgcgtcccttggtattccattggctatttaaaccgaccaTTCATTCCAGGcaaaacatctttcattttctcacaaactcactctctttttattcatataaaaaatGGTTTGTTTCAAcatgttcctgaactatgaaacctttaacatcgagttgagttgtgatgaatggcaacatgagtggcatgtcaccgccattcccgacgagctttggaactcagttccacaagaggttcacacagaactcttgttcttatcaatggagtatcacctccatcttgataggttggaagaggaaaggagagaagctcttcgtcagcaagaacggatcatccatcttgtagtgctcttcgtcagcagcagaagaagtagtcgttaggtcttcttagactaggactaaggctgttgatgttaagaatcgtagaataggactatcttgtaatttttgcatgtaattgctaaatttcatcaaatgtaatcatctgatatatcaatgaaattttctttaattgcaagatttgttctttgtttctcaaattatgtgactgtgcatatttaattgcaatttaataatctttacttcatcgacttttaattttattttgtgatgaatgttttgattaaattctgttgatttgaggaaacaactgaggaacaggttcccatatcagaacctgttgttgtagaagctgagaaggtttcttctcagacAGATACAGTAACTGGGAGTTTTAGGCCCCTTAAcaggcttagaaagttaaattttaatgataaagctcctacagtgtctccaccgttgaagaaattaaagaaacagagagctcacagggacatagttgagtcagattcagaggatgtagtggaagtagctaaggaaggggatcaggaatctctgatctcaacagaaccaattgttattgaatcacttccttctgcacaaccagaaactgctcaagacagaatgcctatacctcctatgtcacctatagttaatccagtacatactgaagaaccaggtacaagtgctgaaattgatattcataacttgattatgcctgaggttttgtacttggaagctccaccaatttaactcactccaccaacaacatcaatattggatgttgatcagaacctggatGCAGATCAAAATTTaaaggatgatgttgaagcctctatagcctcatatactgctattttatcataggatgttgatactgcaggatctacaagttctgatgctgccaatgaagaaactactggtgaagctgctgctaatttagatgttgatgcagctggtccatcaggacttgcacctcaacaaacagttaataaagctgatttagtcaagaagtttgttacaggggaagcaccagtaccttggagtgaaactcctagaggaaaggagtggactaaggaatggaacacagttagttttgttccttctgaaaagattcttgctgagcatctggaaaaagctgatgaaatgctgttaaatgatgatttcaaggcacagctgagagttactgcattgagtattaggcaccttcagggtcaacactcaacaactcatgccaaggtgaataaaattcaggaaactttgatccagcaagatatgaatgtgaaacttgaaaagaacagatttttcaagccatcatttgacagaattgcctacattgagaaaactcaggagaagcaacaaactcaaattgatgaaattctgaagaatcaagcttctcaccaaaatcaactcaatgagatccaatcctcagtggaattgcttgtctctcttcttttacctgctgatgccaaaaaggggagaaagtgatcaagtccaaatgcaaatctattcagactctaaaggggaaggatgatggaaatgatgatcagggaaactctaataagggtagaggtcaaggtcaaggcaaaggattttcatcaagtaaagctagaattacaagtcaaggaacaagttctgatactgggagaagaataagttctgatactggtaaaaggataagttctgatgaacatctggaacttgatgaagaaatttcaaagcagttatttcttaaagaaaatccaggaatggactttgagagtctaaaggaagaagaagctagactcaaagcagaaggtgtcaaaacaaaatctaaagcttctgttgttgaaaagaaatttccaaagcctaagggtattgtgataaaggaaagaacaagttctgggacaaccaaagccaaatcacaagtggaaattgatccaaggtcctagggcaaagaaaaagttgatgaacctgtaaaggtttatatgccagtcatggatgaagaaataattgatgatgaagaagatgataatcttactctgatgcaaaataagattttttaaacaacctctgacatggctcatgttgttcagagtcaagatgtagtaagttctgatatgacagtgaagcaagcaacctctgacatagctcaagttggcttgatatcagaagataagaaaaaggaaacctctgacattgctcatgttaaaccttcaaaggtactcctaccaggattcaccaaagctaaacaggctcagcctttgaagactgcaacaagtggttttgaagcaagagttgttacaggaaaggaagcaagagataaatctggattgggtagttctgatgaaagaagagtacataacactaccaatgatccaacttccttaagtgaaccaggtgttggagcaactcctgaaagattgaatcaacttgaatctgtacaaatgggTTACCATACCTTTTttaaagaacatatcttgttatattttatgatagatggaagggtataccagattaggcagaatgctatatcactgaagtattttgaggaactggaacatgttttatttctacttcaagtgaaagacagattaacagatagtgttgcaggttatttaaaatctcaaattcaaagacagaagaagctttattctgtaaagtctgacagcacatactgtcccaagtacagagatcacagaggtgatattgtcgaaatgaagcctaactctgctaagatcataactacttttctgggttataaggctgtggaattcaatctagagtctgacaaggcatatctgatcagactagatcaggagataagaaaagctaagataaatgatctcagagcagctatttttcaaattggtgaagataaagctgaattgataaatgctaaaatgaggatggtcaatgaacttgaatatgctgagagatgtttgttgaagaactatctcagaacaactcctgatatcaaagagatcagaaattgaagccaagtcaaagatctacaactgcttaaattttgaAGTGCATTCAGaatgaagctgttatcagaccttaagatggtaaagctggaaggactgtaagttgtagttatctagccAAATTCTCAttcatttgtacttaatgtttttgacatcatcaaatatctgttgaacttgtattttatgcTAATTTccaagttgggggagattgttagatatatttgataatgtcatgtgtaatatgatttgtgtttagttttcagatcttacataataggacaaatcaatacttaactggaaatcagcacttatactgaagacggaacttaagatatcagaacttaagttatcagaagatatttatcagaagataatatcaggacttaagatgactttgaGATAAGGCATGCGGtagattgaaaggaaagaagatcgagactaagaaagaaagaaatatgcatgaagaaagaattctatgaagaatagaatacttggaagaaaagataactagttgatatattttagaaagcagaattatattccatatcaattagaacattatcttgtaactgtgtagtatataaacacatgcatagggtttacactataagtgttatcattatcgaagttattattctttgtaaccctagtagatctcgtgataatttgttcatcactgagagaggacagttccatattataatagagtttattgtgttgaataaaatctgttttctgttacttgagttcttatattcgatttgattgtagtaaacactgtattcaacccccttctacagtgtgtgtgacctaacaagttgcttgtttgaaatgggttatggggattttgtcccacattgatattgtaaaagaaagatattgtgtttatatagcatcttgtgttagtgttgtttacaactactagcataagtagaatgcttgtgtggcctagtgctagtgggaactcttatatttttcttttcaaatataagtttaattatttatattgattatttaattattaatattaaatatattgactaaggattattttaatcatactctgaatctattttataatattactattaattaatcaggatataatataaataataaggaaaccccattttgtttactttttctgttttgttacttgagatACCACATCGggtaaaatagaagaagagcaactttAGATGCTTATATATTGGAATGTATACTTGAGATAAATATAACAtaagtctcggtgcctacctcgcaaacatatatgagttgcataggttttttatgggcaaactgaggtgcgagtcgccaTTGATCATTGTTGGTTTTGTGGCTAGATTGATCTGTTGTTATTTTATCCAGGAAGCGATATTGTtacattccatcacagcttaagtgggggcaataatatcttcaagaacagtcaagttCTCTTGAAGGGTTTcgcgactcagctgttgtgttcttctttttatcagaatttggaaagtgATAATAGATAAGtgttctttactttctttgtcaattacagtctttatagtttgttattatcttcgtgttttatttcgttagttggttatttggttatttgccttgttcttgttattatatatataactgcccattggtgcagtgtagttagaattatacccaacaaaCCCTTCTATGAAGTCCATGGATATAGTTTGCCAAGCTGTTTCTGGAATCGGAAGTGGCTGAAGCAAACCAGGAGTTGGTATATGCTCACTTTTGTTCCTTTAAGAAGTTTCACCCTCCCTCACCCAATTGATTACATCTTGCCTTAAACCTGGCCAGTAGAAGTGTGCTTCAATCCTCTTTAGAGTCGCTAGAGTACCAGAGTATCCCCCTTTAGTTCCCCATGCAATACTTGAAAATTTTTActtctcatatcagtgttgttgCCCACATAATATTTTCCTCCCTTCATTAGGTTATCTCCTTGTAATGAAAAGTCATCTGGCAATATACCTTGTACCGCCTGTTGAGCCAACAAATCCTGAGCACTCCGATCAGATATGATACTAGACTTCAACTCCTCCTTCCAACATGGTTTATAGACGTGAAGAGCAGTATAATCAGCAGTCTGCTCATGTAGCCTTGACAATGCATCTGCAACCAAGTTATCTTTTCCCCTTTTATAAGAGATAATATAGTCAAACCCCAGCATTTTAGATAGCCATTTCTGCTATAAGTTGGTAGTGAGTTTTTGCTCCATAAAATACTTTAGTGCTTCATGGTCAGTCTTGATGATGAATTTCTGGCCCAATAAGTATGTTCTCCATTTCTGAGTAGCCATTAGGACTGCTAACAATTCCTTTTCATAGGTAGATAAACCCAGATGCCTAGGACTTAAAGCCTTGCTGAGATAGGCTATTGCCCCTCCTTTATGAGCACTGTACCAATACCATTGTAACATGCATCTGTTTCAACTGTGAATGGTTTGTTAAAGTCTGGCATTGCCAGTACTGGTGTTGAGCACATGACCTATTTGAGTTTGTCAAAAGGATTATCTGCTTCTCTATCCCAGATAAAAGCTCCTGTTTTTAACAGTTGAGTCAGTGGTTTAGCCATAATCTCATATCTCATCACAAAACTTCTGTAATATCCAGTTAGCCCCAGAAAGCTTCTAAGTGCCCTCACACTGTTGTGTCTTGGCCAGTGCAACATTGCTTGTATCTTTTTATCATCAGCTGCTACTCCAGTGCTAGATACTATATGCCCCATGTACTCTATGGTACTGGTTGCAAAATCACACTTCTTTCTCCATATGAACAGTTGGTTCCTCCTTAGTGCTTCAAAAACCAATTTCAGATGCTTAACATGGTATATCATATTAGCACTTTATACCAATATATCATCAAAAAATAGAAGAATAAATTTTCTCATGAATTCTGAAAAAACATCATTCATTAGGGCTTGGAATGATGTTGGGGCATTGGTGAGGACAAATGGCATCACCATAAACTCATAGTGTCCCTCATGCATCTTGAAAGTAGTCTTGTGTATGTCTTTTGGGTGAACTCTGATCTGATAGTACCCACTTCTTATATCTAATTTAGAAAACACAAAACTACCTTTAAGTTCAGCCAATAGCTCCTCTATTATAGGGATTGAGTATTTGTTTAAAGCCCTATAATCAACACATAACCTCCATCTATGGACCTTCTTCTTTACTAGTAACACATGGGATGCAAAGGGTGAGGTGTTGTGCCTCACTATACCACTGGCTAGCATTTCTTTAACAATCCTCTCTATTTCATTTTTTAAATATAAGGATACATGTAAGGATTTGAGGTAACAGGGTCGCTACCTTCCTTAAGAGGAATATAGTGTTCATGAGCTCTTGGTGGAGGTAATCCTTGAGGTTCAGCAAATAGGTCTTGGTACTGGTTAATGACTTCTTCAATTACTATAGGGATTGACTCACCCTGGTAATTCACATCCTCCTTTGCCACCACCTAACATAAGAAATATGACTCCTCCCTTGAAGGGCCACTGTATTCAGTACTAGCATAAACCTTTCCTGTAGGTGCGGAATAATTGCTTCTCAGTTCTACTCTTTCCCCCTTCCACTTAATGGTTATTAACCCTTTCTCTAAATCAAAAACCACCAGGCTAACAACTCTCATCCAATTGATCCCCAAGATTGTATCATAGACTCCAATAGGAATCTCATGAAAGTTTGTAGTGAATGCCTTACCTGACATCTGCCACCTGACACCTTCCACGACTTGGTTACAATTAATCTTCTCTCCATTGGCTATAGTCACCCTCATATTAGTGCACTTGCTACACTTTATCTTTAATTGCTTGACCAATGCTAGTGAAATGAATAAATGAGAGGATCCACTATCAAGGAGAATACTGACCTTTTTCCCCTTGATTGTT
The sequence above is drawn from the Apium graveolens cultivar Ventura chromosome 2, ASM990537v1, whole genome shotgun sequence genome and encodes:
- the LOC141701879 gene encoding putative mitochondrial protein AtMg00860, whose translation is MIYHVKHLKLVFEALRRNQLFIWRKKCDFATSTIEYMGHIVSSTGVAADDKKIQAMLHWPRHNSVRALRSFLGLTGYYRSFVMRYEIMAKPLTQLLKTGAFIWDREADNPFDKLK